From a region of the Fibrobacter sp. UWB16 genome:
- a CDS encoding type II toxin-antitoxin system RelE/ParE family toxin translates to MKFTVEKTLAAETEINALEQFQKDLLNKEYETIEKQGIEFVRVKHLQKEIFEIKSNELRSLFKYKAGAIIVIGVVFVKKTQKTLKTKLS, encoded by the coding sequence ATGAAATTCACCGTAGAAAAAACGCTAGCGGCAGAAACAGAAATCAACGCCCTTGAACAATTTCAAAAAGACCTTCTCAACAAGGAGTACGAAACCATAGAAAAACAGGGAATCGAATTCGTCCGAGTAAAACATCTTCAAAAAGAAATTTTCGAAATCAAATCGAATGAACTACGTTCTTTGTTCAAATATAAAGCCGGAGCCATTATTGTAATAGGAGTTGTTTTTGTTAAAAAGACTCAAAAGACCCTAAAGACAAAATTAAGCTAG
- a CDS encoding electron transfer flavoprotein subunit beta/FixA family protein gives MSLKIVVLAKQVPDTRNVGPDAMTPQGTINRAALPAVFNPEDLNALEQALRLKDQFPGSTISVLTMGLPKSAEVVREALYRGADCGYVVTDRPLGGADTLATSYTLAQAVKKIGDYDIILGGRQAIDGDTAQVGPQIAEKLGLTQVTYAEEILKLDEQARKVVIRRHIDGGVETVEAPLPLVVTVNGSAAPCRPRNAKRIMKFKNATAVAERKPEDADKYAALIAKKPYLDIPQWGAADIDADPAQIGKAGSPTNVKAVKNIVFKAKESRTLSASDADIEGLIKELLDGKIIG, from the coding sequence ATGAGTCTTAAAATCGTTGTGCTTGCAAAGCAAGTACCTGATACACGAAACGTAGGCCCGGACGCCATGACGCCGCAGGGTACTATCAATCGTGCCGCATTGCCCGCGGTCTTCAACCCCGAAGACCTGAACGCCCTGGAGCAAGCCCTTCGTTTGAAGGACCAGTTCCCTGGTTCCACCATCTCCGTGTTGACCATGGGTCTCCCGAAGTCTGCCGAAGTCGTCCGCGAAGCTTTGTACCGCGGTGCAGACTGCGGTTACGTCGTGACGGACCGCCCGCTCGGTGGTGCTGACACGCTCGCTACGAGCTACACGCTCGCCCAGGCAGTGAAGAAGATCGGTGACTACGACATCATCCTCGGTGGCCGCCAGGCTATCGACGGCGATACCGCACAGGTCGGTCCGCAGATTGCAGAAAAGCTCGGACTTACTCAGGTCACTTACGCCGAAGAAATCCTGAAGCTCGACGAACAGGCACGCAAGGTCGTGATCCGCCGCCACATCGACGGTGGTGTCGAAACTGTGGAAGCACCGCTCCCGCTGGTCGTGACCGTGAACGGCAGTGCAGCTCCGTGCCGTCCGCGCAATGCAAAGCGCATCATGAAGTTCAAGAACGCTACTGCAGTTGCCGAACGCAAGCCGGAAGATGCTGACAAGTACGCAGCTCTCATCGCTAAGAAGCCCTACCTCGACATCCCGCAGTGGGGTGCAGCCGATATCGATGCCGACCCGGCTCAGATCGGTAAGGCAGGCTCGCCGACGAACGTGAAGGCCGTCAAGAACATCGTGTTCAAGGCCAAGGAAAGCCGCACGCTCTCCGCAAGCGACGCCGACATTGAAGGACTTATCAAGGAACTTTTAGACGGGAAGATTATTGGCTAA
- a CDS encoding FISUMP domain-containing protein, producing MKKNYLFVLSLLWVVGCGDDPSTEYIPVHATAMVGETQKNLPKCDAQNEGKVAYVMDSGELFYCLDGAWKSSIQGAETRDSFFVFESTYIAKTVKDSVYIGNAGSIGNLCTAEPDTTNYHVTKVTCGKSEFYVENRLAHTISTQYGADLVDPRDKKKYKTVIIGSQTWMAENLQYEVEGSTCLSDSVGYCEKYGRVYNLNAALVACPDGWRLPNRSDIDTLVKFVDAHNGGYSATQDLVARDVWKSGEKAYDVFSFSILPAGYRTELGSAYTGQFAGFWLTPDMDPRANMCWLKEHAGIYSGNDNNTLLEKYTVCDVRTQLSVRCLKNKN from the coding sequence ATGAAAAAGAATTATTTATTTGTACTTTCTTTGCTGTGGGTTGTAGGCTGTGGAGATGATCCCTCGACGGAATATATTCCTGTTCATGCAACAGCGATGGTCGGCGAGACGCAGAAGAACCTTCCGAAATGCGATGCTCAGAATGAGGGCAAGGTGGCTTATGTCATGGATTCGGGAGAACTGTTCTACTGCTTGGATGGTGCGTGGAAATCTTCTATTCAAGGTGCTGAAACGAGGGATTCCTTTTTTGTTTTCGAATCGACCTATATTGCAAAGACAGTGAAGGATTCCGTCTATATTGGGAATGCTGGATCCATAGGAAATTTATGCACTGCAGAACCGGATACGACGAATTACCATGTCACAAAAGTTACATGCGGAAAGTCGGAGTTCTATGTGGAAAATCGTCTAGCTCATACGATTTCAACTCAGTACGGGGCGGATTTGGTAGATCCCCGCGATAAGAAAAAGTACAAGACCGTTATTATTGGCTCGCAGACGTGGATGGCAGAAAACCTCCAGTATGAGGTGGAAGGGAGTACTTGCCTTTCGGACTCTGTAGGCTATTGCGAAAAATACGGTCGCGTCTATAATTTAAATGCGGCGCTGGTGGCTTGCCCGGACGGATGGCGTTTGCCGAATCGCAGTGATATTGATACTCTCGTTAAATTTGTGGATGCCCATAATGGTGGCTATTCGGCGACTCAGGACCTAGTGGCTAGGGATGTTTGGAAATCTGGGGAGAAGGCTTATGACGTCTTTAGCTTTTCGATTTTACCTGCTGGATACAGGACGGAGCTTGGATCGGCTTATACGGGACAGTTTGCCGGATTTTGGCTTACTCCAGACATGGATCCGAGGGCTAATATGTGCTGGCTTAAAGAACACGCTGGAATTTATTCGGGCAATGACAACAATACGCTTCTTGAAAAATACACCGTTTGCGATGTAAGAACGCAATTATCGGTCCGTTGTCTTAAAAATAAAAATTAG
- a CDS encoding HAD family phosphatase yields MIAKIFAVGSVAAMFLVGCCDKRASCEDCSKYEDKSAAVQKSAVVSTAAVADSRDGATLAEQSKQAVLPERPQESLSLWNDHAPAKDSLEAFVRATTDSTSPDFIPAERRIAVFDWDGTLFLETAPTYFDWMLFEHRVLDDSTYKPSKKQLKAAREGREKKIFPGLSAERERMVAEAYKGMTLPEFEAYVRAFMQEPQPGFTGLKRGDAYYKPMVEVVKFLTANGFTVYVSSGTERYTMRPVVVDGLGLPPKQIIGSDVVVVSSNQKGADGLAYTFQNGDNLVLAGQSIIKNLQTNKVTTLASEIGYQPVLAFGNSGTDASLLNYAISNNKYRSMGFMLLCDDLEREYGNEAKAEKMRTASEKYGWIPVSMKNDWKTIYGDGVQKAK; encoded by the coding sequence ATGATTGCAAAAATTTTTGCGGTTGGTTCTGTGGCGGCGATGTTCTTGGTGGGCTGTTGCGATAAGCGGGCATCTTGTGAAGACTGTTCGAAATATGAAGATAAGTCCGCGGCGGTTCAAAAGTCCGCGGTAGTCTCGACTGCGGCTGTGGCGGATTCTCGCGATGGCGCGACTCTCGCCGAGCAATCCAAGCAAGCCGTACTTCCCGAGAGACCTCAAGAATCTCTTTCGCTTTGGAATGATCATGCTCCCGCGAAAGATTCTCTTGAAGCGTTTGTGCGTGCAACGACGGATTCGACTTCTCCAGATTTTATTCCGGCGGAACGCCGCATTGCTGTTTTCGATTGGGATGGCACGCTGTTCCTCGAAACAGCTCCGACGTATTTTGACTGGATGCTTTTTGAACACCGCGTTCTTGACGATTCCACTTACAAGCCTTCGAAAAAGCAGTTAAAGGCGGCTCGCGAGGGCCGCGAAAAGAAGATTTTCCCGGGGCTGAGCGCAGAGCGCGAACGCATGGTGGCCGAGGCTTACAAGGGTATGACGCTTCCGGAATTCGAAGCGTATGTCCGTGCGTTTATGCAAGAACCACAGCCGGGCTTTACGGGACTCAAACGCGGCGATGCCTATTACAAGCCTATGGTCGAAGTGGTGAAATTCTTGACGGCGAACGGCTTCACGGTTTATGTGAGCAGTGGCACGGAACGCTATACGATGCGTCCGGTCGTTGTTGACGGTCTCGGTCTTCCGCCCAAACAAATTATCGGTTCCGATGTGGTCGTAGTGTCGAGCAACCAAAAAGGTGCGGACGGTCTTGCATACACATTCCAGAATGGCGACAATCTCGTGCTTGCGGGGCAGAGCATTATTAAGAATTTGCAGACGAACAAGGTGACGACTCTCGCGAGTGAAATCGGTTACCAGCCGGTACTTGCCTTTGGCAACAGCGGCACGGATGCAAGCCTCTTGAATTATGCAATTTCTAACAACAAGTACAGATCAATGGGCTTCATGTTGCTTTGCGATGACCTGGAACGCGAATATGGCAATGAGGCGAAAGCCGAAAAAATGCGCACTGCAAGCGAAAAGTACGGATGGATTCCCGTGTCCATGAAAAACGACTGGAAGACTATTTACGGGGATGGTGTCCAGAAGGCAAAATAA
- a CDS encoding acyl-CoA dehydrogenase family protein, giving the protein MANFYTDHPEIKFNLESSPLMQRIVELKENGFADKDNFDYAPEDFADAMDNYNRVLEVAGDITANTVFPNSEDVDAEGPHCENGRVRYASKTYENLEATRKAGLNGVTMPRRFGGLNFPITAYTAINEMIASADAGFENIWSLQDCIETLYEFGDEDQRSRFIPRICAGETMSMDLTEPDAGSDLQRVMLKATYSEADKCWYLNGVKRFITNGDSDIHLVLARSEEGTHDGRGLSMFIYDKRDGGVDVRRIENKLGIHGSPTCELVYKNAKAELCGRRKFGLIKYVMALMNGARLGIAAQSVGISQMAYNEALAYAKDRKQFGQAIVNFPAVYEMISNIKARLDAGRALLYQTARYVDIYKCLEDIERTRKLTDDEKKELKLYQKLASACTPLAKGMNSEYANQNSYDCIQVHGGSGYMLEYACQRLYRDARITSIYEGTTQLQTVAALPHITTGSYGLMLEELEAMDVRPEYESLKARAKAMDEKYNEAIEYVKSVENNEFTDLCSRHLYELAANCVMTQLLLRDATKAPELFDKSMKVYLNLAEAEVAKHYNFVKSLRVESLESYKQA; this is encoded by the coding sequence ATGGCAAATTTCTACACAGATCACCCCGAGATTAAATTCAACCTCGAAAGCAGCCCCTTGATGCAGCGCATTGTCGAGCTCAAGGAAAACGGCTTTGCTGACAAGGACAATTTCGACTATGCGCCGGAAGATTTTGCCGACGCTATGGACAACTACAACCGCGTGCTCGAAGTCGCTGGCGACATCACCGCAAACACGGTCTTCCCGAACTCCGAAGACGTGGATGCCGAAGGCCCGCACTGCGAAAACGGCCGCGTCCGCTACGCATCCAAGACCTACGAAAACCTCGAAGCCACCCGCAAGGCAGGCCTCAACGGTGTCACGATGCCGCGCCGCTTTGGCGGTCTCAACTTCCCGATTACCGCCTACACGGCCATCAACGAAATGATTGCCTCTGCAGACGCCGGTTTCGAGAACATCTGGTCCCTCCAGGACTGCATTGAAACGCTCTATGAATTCGGCGACGAAGACCAGCGTTCCCGTTTCATCCCGCGCATCTGCGCCGGCGAAACGATGTCCATGGACTTGACCGAACCGGATGCAGGTTCTGACTTGCAGCGCGTGATGCTCAAGGCCACCTACAGCGAAGCTGACAAGTGCTGGTACTTGAACGGCGTGAAGCGCTTCATCACGAACGGCGACTCCGACATTCACCTGGTGCTCGCCCGCTCCGAAGAAGGCACGCACGATGGTCGTGGTCTTTCCATGTTCATTTATGACAAGCGTGACGGTGGCGTTGACGTTCGCCGCATCGAAAACAAGCTCGGTATTCACGGAAGCCCGACTTGCGAACTTGTCTACAAGAACGCCAAGGCTGAACTCTGCGGCCGCCGCAAGTTCGGTCTCATCAAGTACGTGATGGCCCTCATGAACGGCGCCCGCCTCGGCATTGCCGCTCAGTCTGTGGGTATCAGCCAGATGGCTTACAACGAAGCTCTCGCCTACGCCAAGGACCGTAAGCAGTTCGGCCAGGCTATCGTGAACTTCCCCGCCGTCTACGAAATGATCTCGAACATCAAGGCTCGCCTCGATGCAGGTCGCGCCCTCTTGTACCAGACAGCTCGTTACGTCGATATCTACAAGTGCCTCGAAGACATCGAACGCACGCGCAAGCTCACCGACGACGAAAAGAAGGAACTCAAGCTTTACCAGAAGCTCGCTTCCGCTTGCACGCCGCTTGCGAAGGGCATGAACTCCGAATACGCAAACCAGAACAGCTACGACTGTATCCAGGTTCACGGCGGTTCGGGCTACATGCTTGAATACGCTTGCCAGCGCCTCTACCGCGACGCTCGTATCACCTCCATTTACGAAGGTACGACGCAGCTCCAGACGGTTGCAGCACTCCCGCACATCACCACCGGCAGCTACGGCCTCATGCTCGAAGAACTCGAAGCTATGGACGTTCGCCCGGAATACGAAAGCCTCAAGGCTCGCGCCAAGGCTATGGACGAAAAGTACAACGAAGCTATTGAATACGTGAAGTCCGTTGAAAACAACGAATTCACCGACCTCTGCAGCCGTCACTTGTACGAACTCGCCGCCAACTGCGTGATGACCCAGTTGCTCCTCCGCGACGCCACCAAGGCACCGGAACTGTTCGACAAGAGCATGAAGGTGTACCTGAACCTCGCCGAAGCCGAAGTCGCAAAGCACTACAACTTTGTGAAGAGCCTCCGCGTGGAATCGCTCGAAAGCTACAAGCAGGCTTAA
- a CDS encoding M6 family metalloprotease domain-containing protein: MKTKIIFGLLSSILLLPTMLFADIVYQGKRVQEWPEEARPTFNNQSAGKPSFLLARTPVTQNKSHYAAPKGKIYSLTLLVDFSDQKAPVSVADVEEWLNKEGFNRDGCNGSVRDYYLDVSNGQLDLTNEVFGWYRAKHPKSWYESLQGYTGSDSLMKEVFAYFDSQVDYSRYDNDKDGTTEAINIVYAGPGQTWGQGLWPHSGWSNERRDGVRLTHHQMTDMPGKFSIYVFVHESGHMIFGWPDLYWYGDYCTMGNRAHDLNPVAINDFYRADQGWIPFVDVTSNDVSLETTKPGEVCYRYKNPARPNQEGLVWSYVRNTGRNQVLKGSGLLMQHYDFSIEGNSASDKLGLRIVHASAAGKSTDNVSDQWPSPGSTANTFFKYNAYPEFSDEKYPAIRWYSGAKTGLKITDIGTPGETLTFCIGGNCPAQESSSSTGIASSSSSAPVVSSSSSSSSVTPPKSSSSSVEITVQKIALETTLPISDNYAYVTLDLKGDEVAKILGIKKSEIADKVKFYGIDPDGTLNSRTTGEGTGHWFDKDGKIVAWDPNGSSIVYSNVDLSTMTTKIGHMPNKVKAGDSFVVRQAVVYESKQVTFEITVTIPQKTTRISNIRSSKRGKPGNMIFNALGKPVGQRTESGEMPDLPKGAYVEIAK; encoded by the coding sequence ATGAAAACCAAAATTATATTTGGCCTATTATCGAGCATATTATTGCTCCCGACGATGCTTTTTGCCGACATCGTTTATCAAGGGAAAAGAGTCCAGGAGTGGCCCGAAGAGGCTCGGCCGACATTCAACAACCAAAGCGCAGGCAAGCCAAGTTTTCTCTTGGCACGAACGCCTGTCACACAAAACAAGAGCCATTATGCAGCCCCAAAGGGCAAAATTTACAGTCTCACGCTCCTCGTCGATTTTTCAGACCAGAAGGCGCCCGTCTCAGTAGCCGATGTTGAAGAATGGCTGAACAAGGAAGGGTTCAACAGGGACGGCTGTAACGGATCCGTGCGCGACTACTATCTAGATGTTTCAAACGGGCAGCTCGACCTCACCAACGAAGTTTTCGGCTGGTATCGCGCAAAGCATCCAAAGTCCTGGTACGAAAGCCTGCAAGGATACACGGGATCGGATTCGCTCATGAAAGAAGTATTCGCGTATTTCGATTCGCAGGTGGATTATTCGCGCTACGACAATGACAAGGACGGCACCACCGAAGCCATCAACATCGTCTACGCAGGCCCCGGACAAACATGGGGACAAGGCCTTTGGCCGCATTCCGGATGGTCCAACGAAAGACGCGACGGAGTCCGGCTCACGCATCATCAAATGACGGACATGCCCGGCAAGTTTTCCATTTACGTCTTTGTGCATGAATCGGGACACATGATTTTTGGCTGGCCGGACCTTTATTGGTACGGCGATTACTGCACCATGGGCAACCGTGCGCATGATTTGAACCCAGTCGCCATCAACGACTTTTACCGCGCGGACCAAGGCTGGATTCCCTTTGTGGACGTAACCAGCAACGACGTGAGCCTCGAAACCACAAAGCCCGGCGAAGTCTGCTACCGTTATAAGAACCCCGCAAGGCCAAACCAGGAAGGCTTGGTATGGTCTTACGTACGGAACACGGGCCGCAACCAAGTGCTAAAAGGCAGCGGTCTCTTGATGCAACATTACGATTTTTCAATCGAAGGCAACTCCGCTTCGGATAAACTCGGGTTGAGGATCGTACATGCAAGCGCCGCGGGAAAATCTACGGATAACGTTTCTGACCAATGGCCAAGCCCTGGCAGTACAGCCAATACGTTCTTCAAATACAACGCCTATCCCGAATTTTCGGACGAGAAGTATCCCGCCATCCGCTGGTATAGCGGAGCCAAAACAGGACTCAAGATTACGGACATTGGAACGCCCGGAGAAACGCTAACGTTCTGCATCGGCGGAAACTGCCCAGCACAAGAATCGTCAAGTTCAACAGGGATTGCGTCGAGTTCATCAAGTGCACCAGTTGTTTCAAGTTCGTCCAGTTCATCCAGCGTGACGCCACCGAAAAGTTCCAGCAGCTCTGTCGAAATCACGGTCCAGAAAATCGCACTGGAAACGACACTCCCCATTAGCGACAATTACGCTTACGTGACGTTAGACTTGAAGGGCGATGAAGTTGCAAAAATATTGGGCATCAAGAAAAGCGAAATCGCAGATAAAGTCAAATTCTACGGCATAGATCCCGACGGAACACTCAACAGCCGCACCACCGGCGAAGGGACCGGACATTGGTTTGACAAGGACGGCAAAATCGTTGCCTGGGATCCGAACGGTTCAAGCATCGTTTATTCTAACGTAGACCTTTCGACAATGACCACAAAAATCGGCCACATGCCGAATAAGGTCAAAGCCGGAGATTCTTTTGTTGTGCGACAAGCGGTCGTTTACGAAAGCAAGCAAGTCACTTTTGAAATCACGGTCACGATACCGCAAAAGACGACGAGGATTTCAAACATTCGCAGTTCAAAACGCGGCAAGCCCGGAAACATGATTTTCAATGCGCTCGGAAAGCCCGTCGGTCAAAGAACAGAATCGGGCGAAATGCCCGACCTGCCTAAAGGCGCGTACGTGGAAATTGCGAAGTAA
- a CDS encoding electron transfer flavoprotein subunit alpha/FixB family protein: MNNVFVYCEIEGTTVVDVSLELLSKGRKLANTLGVQLECICAGKGLDGIEKQVFPYGVDKVHVFDAEGLFPYTTNPHASLVVNLFKEEQPQICLLGATVIGRDLGPRISSAMHSGLTADCTELEIDSFEMSIGGVKKFYENQLCQIRPAFGGNIVATIVNPEHRPQMATVREGVMKKEIVDPNYKGEVIKHDVAKYVPETEYVVKVLERHVEKAKHNLKGAPIVVAGGYGMGSKENFDMLFELAKELHAEVGASRAAVDAGFVDHDRQIGQTGVTVRPKVYIAFGISGQIQHLAGMQDSGIIISVNSDPEAPINAIADYVINGTVEEVLPKMIKYYKANNK, translated from the coding sequence ATGAATAACGTATTTGTATATTGCGAAATTGAGGGAACCACCGTCGTTGACGTTTCCCTTGAACTGCTTTCTAAGGGTCGCAAGTTGGCCAACACTCTCGGCGTTCAGCTCGAGTGCATTTGCGCCGGCAAGGGCCTTGATGGCATTGAAAAACAGGTTTTCCCTTACGGTGTGGACAAGGTTCATGTGTTCGACGCCGAAGGCCTGTTCCCCTACACCACCAACCCGCACGCATCTCTCGTGGTGAACCTCTTCAAGGAAGAACAGCCGCAGATTTGCTTGCTCGGTGCAACGGTTATCGGCCGTGACCTCGGCCCGCGCATCTCCAGCGCCATGCACAGCGGCCTTACCGCTGACTGTACCGAACTCGAAATCGATAGCTTCGAAATGAGCATCGGTGGCGTGAAGAAGTTCTACGAAAACCAGCTCTGCCAGATCCGTCCGGCATTCGGCGGTAACATTGTCGCAACGATTGTGAACCCGGAACACCGCCCGCAGATGGCAACCGTCCGCGAAGGCGTGATGAAGAAGGAAATCGTGGACCCGAACTACAAGGGCGAAGTCATCAAGCACGACGTGGCCAAGTATGTTCCGGAAACGGAATACGTGGTCAAGGTGCTCGAACGCCATGTGGAAAAGGCCAAGCACAACCTCAAGGGCGCTCCGATCGTGGTCGCCGGTGGTTACGGCATGGGCTCCAAGGAAAACTTCGACATGCTGTTCGAACTTGCCAAGGAACTCCACGCTGAAGTCGGTGCTAGCCGCGCCGCTGTGGACGCAGGTTTCGTCGATCATGACCGTCAGATCGGTCAGACTGGCGTAACGGTCCGCCCGAAGGTCTATATCGCTTTCGGTATTTCCGGCCAGATCCAGCACCTCGCTGGCATGCAGGATTCAGGTATCATCATCTCCGTGAACTCCGACCCCGAAGCTCCGATCAACGCTATCGCTGATTACGTGATCAACGGCACCGTCGAAGAAGTTCTCCCGAAGATGATCAAGTATTACAAGGCAAACAACAAGTAA
- a CDS encoding FISUMP domain-containing protein, translated as MKFLLHFAACALTIFLVSCSDGGNTTVYVESPGFADIPKGGSLPRCSLENVGELYFVADSNALFCCANEKWNKVVQNHRSTDTVYHDLETRIYTLVESDTVYLGSKDTLDVGCTMKADTTDYHLITVMCGTDTFSVWDHGAGARLAKWGEPLVDSRDGNSYKTVVIGTQTWMAENLKFKADSVWLEYSWLTAMNFPEGCDGTSYCELGEKPQGVCPDGWHIPSADEWNILADYVDARNGDESVPRDLAATSVNKKFPGNDLFGFGMDNVTMTSTQTEDSLFYVAVLWGTENTPGYKLDISLRYGKSNAKSLYYAVRCLKND; from the coding sequence ATGAAATTTTTGCTGCATTTCGCTGCTTGTGCCTTGACGATTTTCCTTGTTTCGTGCAGTGATGGAGGAAATACCACTGTATATGTAGAATCTCCGGGGTTTGCCGATATTCCGAAAGGGGGATCGTTGCCTAGATGCTCTTTAGAGAATGTCGGTGAATTGTATTTTGTTGCGGATTCCAATGCGTTGTTCTGCTGTGCCAATGAAAAATGGAACAAGGTTGTTCAGAATCATAGATCCACAGATACGGTTTATCATGATCTCGAAACTAGGATTTATACGCTGGTCGAGAGCGATACGGTCTATTTGGGATCGAAAGATACGCTGGATGTTGGCTGCACGATGAAAGCGGACACTACGGATTATCATCTGATTACGGTGATGTGCGGTACGGATACTTTTTCTGTATGGGACCACGGTGCTGGTGCGCGGTTGGCAAAATGGGGGGAGCCGCTGGTGGATTCCCGAGATGGAAATTCGTACAAAACCGTTGTCATTGGCACCCAAACTTGGATGGCGGAAAACTTGAAATTCAAAGCGGATTCTGTTTGGCTGGAATACAGCTGGCTTACGGCTATGAATTTCCCGGAAGGTTGCGATGGAACCTCTTATTGCGAACTGGGGGAAAAGCCGCAGGGAGTTTGTCCGGATGGCTGGCATATCCCGAGTGCTGACGAGTGGAATATTTTGGCGGATTACGTGGATGCTCGTAATGGCGATGAATCTGTTCCAAGGGACTTGGCTGCAACTAGCGTAAATAAAAAATTTCCTGGAAATGATTTATTTGGTTTTGGCATGGATAATGTGACGATGACATCGACGCAGACGGAAGATAGCTTGTTCTATGTGGCCGTGTTGTGGGGGACAGAAAATACCCCTGGCTATAAACTGGATATATCGTTGCGGTATGGTAAATCGAATGCAAAAAGCCTTTATTATGCTGTACGTTGCTTAAAGAATGATTGA